From Pedobacter aquae:
ATTATATCTGGTTTCAGTACAGTTTAAAAAGAAAATTAAAAGCGCTTAAAGCGGATGTTTTCCTATCTCCTGATGGCTTTTTAACTTTAAATATTGATGTTAAAAAAATAGCGGTTATACATGATTTGGCTTTTGAGCATTATCCTGAAGCTATAGATTGGCTTTCTTCTGTTTATTACCGATACTTTTTTCCAAAATTTGCCCACCAGGCTGATGCCATTGTTACCGTATCGCATTTTAGCAAGGCAGATATCGTCCAAAAATATCAAATACCAGAAAGTAAAATAGCTGTTGTTTACAATGGTGTATCTGATGTTTTTAAACCTTTAGCTCAGCAAGAAAAGCAGCAGCAAAAATTTGATAAACCTTATTTTATTCATACCGGAGCCATACATCCACGTAAAAATATACTTTGCTTATTACAAGCTTTTGAAGCTTTTAAAACAAAAAATCAATTACCACATATATTGGTGCTTACCGGAAGGAAGGCTTGGAAAAATCAAGAGCTGGAAAATTATTACCAGCAAATGCAGCATAAAGCCGATGTTATTTTTACCGGTAAATTACCTGATGAAGAATTGGCAAGTTTAGTAGCACAGGCAACTGCTGCTGTCTACCCTTCTTATTTTGAGGGTTTTGGCTTGCCTGTAATAGAAGCTTTTGCATGCGGTACGTCAGTTATCACCAGTAAAGACACAGCTATGGAAGAAATTTCTGGCGGCTTGGCACATTTAATTAATCCGTTTAACGTTTTTGACTTAGAAAATGCTTTGCTTAAATTAGCAAATATGCAAGCAGATAAAGAGCAGCAACTTAAAAGAATAGCTTTTTCGCAAAGGTACACTTGGGACATTGCTGCTGATAAATTGTGGGATATTATACAAAAATAAGCTAATGCTACTACCATTTTACCAACAAGAGCTTTTAGAAGCCGGCTGTGATGAAGCTGGTAGAGGTTGTTTGGCAGGACCAGTTTTTGCAGCGGCTGTTATATTACCTCCCGATTTTCATCATCCTTTACTTAATGATTCTAAACAGCTTGCAGAGAAAGAGCGTAATAAACTGCGTAAAGAGATTGAAGAAATGGCCATTGCTTTTGCTGTGGCAGCCGTAGACCATCAAGAAATTGATAAAATAAATATCCTAAATGCTTCTTTTTTGGCTATGCACAGGGCTTTAGACCAGTTAAAGCAACAGCCAGATTTTATCATTATAGATGGTAATAGGTTTAAGCCTTATCAAAATACCAAACACCAATGCATCGTAAAAGGCGATGGTAAATATTTCTCTATAGCTGCGGCTTCTATTTTAGCTAAAACTTATAGAGATGAATATATGGAAAATCTGCACCAGCAGTTTCCACATTACGATTGGAAACAGAATAAAGGTTACCCAACAGTAAAACACCGCGAGGCTGTATTTAGTTATGGTTTAAGCCCCTATCATAGGAAGACTTTTAGAATAACCAATCCGCAACTTTCTATCTTCAATAGCCTACCTTATGAAAGTACTACTACTCACCAATAGAGTCCCATTTCCGCCTAATGGTGGTTATCCTATTGTGATTTACAATACGATTAGGGAGCTTACTGAGCTAGGTTGCGAGGTCACACTTTTCTCTTTAAATACTACCAAACATTTTGTAAAAACTAAGGAAATTAAAGACCCTGTTTTTAAGAAGATAAAATTTATACAGTATAAAATTGATAATAGGGTTAAGGTAAAAGATGCATTTCTAAACTTATTTACAGGACAGTCTTATAATCTCAGTAGGTTTTATGATAAAAACTGTGCTAGTAAACTTGCACATCTGCTAAGAACGCAAGAGTTTGACATTATACAATTTGAAGGCTTGCAAGTAGTACCTTATTTAGACATCATAAAAGAGGTAAGTAAAGGAAAGCTTATTTACAGGGCACATAATATCGAACATCAAATATGGAAGCGCTTAACCTTACAAGAAAATTTCTTCTTGCGTAAGATGTATTTTGGACTGTTAAGTAAGCGTTTACAAAAATTCGAGTTTAAGATTTTAAATAGTTTCGATACTATTTTAGCTATCAGTTCTGTTGATGAACATTTTTTCAAAAGTGTAGGCTGCCAAAGGCCGGTTTATACTTTCCCGGTAGCTCTAAATTTAGAAAATTATGAGGTTCAGCAGCAGCTGTCTCCACATAAAAGCATAGGCTATATTGGTTCTATGGATTGGAGACCAAATCTCGAAGGTATAGATTGGTTTTTAGAAAAAGTATGGCCTTCTATTAAACAGCTTGATGCGGGTATTACTTTCCATTTGGCAGGTAAAAATATGCCTAAATATTTAGAGGTTTTAAATAGCCAATCTTTCATTTTAGAAGGCGAGGTAGAAGATGCTACAGCTTTTATGGCAAGGCAGCATGTGCTTATTGTTCCCTTACTTTCTGGTAGTGGTATGCGGGTAAAAATTATAGAAGCCATGGCCTTAGGAAAATGTGTTATTGCTACTTCTATTGCCGCAGAAGGTATCAACTATCAGCATGATTTGAATATTTTAATCGCCGATAAGGCCGATGATTTTTACAAACAAATTCTTCGTTGTTTTACTGATAAAACTTTAATCAGCCGGATAGGAAAGGAAGCTAAAAAGCTGGTAGCCAAGCATCACGACAATAAAACGATGAGTAAAGATTTACTAAATGTTTATCAAACAATTTGTGACAAAAAGCCTTGATGTTTTTTGTTAATTTCGCATCAATATAACCCATAAAATTCATGAAAAATACAGCTTTAACCGATAAGCATATTGCTCTAGGCGCCAAAATGGTTCCTTTTGCAGGATATAACATGCCAGTACAATACGCTGGAATTAATGTAGAGCATGAAACGGTACGAAATGCTGTTGGTGTTTTTGATGTTAGCCATATGGGCGAGTTTATCCTAAAAGGCGATGGCGCTTTAGCTTTAATACAACAAGTGAGCGCTAACGATGCCACTAAACTTTTTGATGGCAAAGTACAATACTCGTACTTGCCTAATAAAGAAGGCGGTATCGTTGATGATTTACTGGTTTACCGTATAAATGAAAAAACATATATGTTGGTGGTAAATGCTTCTAACATAGAGAAAGATTGGGATTGGATACAAAGCTTCAATACCCAAGGTGTTGATATGAAAAACATATCAGACCGTACTTCATTACTAGCGGTACAGGGCCCTTTAGCTGCCCAAGCGCTACAAAGTTTAACTAGCGTAGATTTAGCAGCCATGGAGTACTACACTTTTACAAAAGGTGTTTTTGCTGGGGTAGAAAATGTTTTGATTTCTGCTACCGGATATACTGGTGCTGGTGGTTTTGAAATTTATTTTGATCATCAACATTCTGAAAAAATTTGGGATGCTGTTTTTGAAGCAGGTGCTGCTTATGGTATCAAACCTATTGGTTTAGGCGCTAGAGATACTTTAAGACTAGAAATGGGTTTCTGTTTATATGGTAATGATATCAACGACCAAACATCGCCATTAGAAGCTGGCTTAGGTTGGGTTACCAGTTTTAATAAATCTTTTACCAATTCAGAAGCCTTAGCTTTACAAAAACAAAATGGTGTGGCTAATAAATTAGTTAGCTTTGAAATGGTAGAGCGTGGTATTCCTCGTCATGATTATGAAATCTGCGATGCTAATGGAAACACCATAGGAAAAGTAACATCAGGTACACAATCTCCTTCTTTACAAAAAGCTATAGGTTTAGGCTATGTAGATAAAGCTTTTAGTAAAATAGATACCGATATTTTTATCAAAATAAGAGATAACAAGATTAAGGCTAAAGTTGTAAAACTTCCTTTCTTCAAGAAATAAACCATTCTAATAAAAGATTATACGCAACATATGCAGCAGCAAAGAAAGATAGAAGTTTGTCTTACTCCGGCCTTACTTCCACTTTATAATATTGAGAATTCTATCGTTATTGTTATTGATATTTTAGAGCAACATCTTCCATTTGTTATGGGATAGATAATGGTGCCGAAGCTATTATACCTGTAGCTACCGTAGAAGAATGTATTGCCTTAAAGGATGATATTTGCCTTCTGGCAGCAGAACGTGATGGCAAAGTGGTAGAAGGTTTTGATTTTGGTAATTCGCCTTTTGCTTACACCACAGAAAAAGTTAAAGGTAAAACCATTGTCTTAACCACCACCAATGGTACACATGCCATAGATGAGTCTAAAAGAACAGCTTATCAGGTTATTATAGGTTCTTTTTTAAATGTTGATGCTGTTTGCGATTATCTGAAAACACAAGATAAAGACGTTTTTTTACTTTGTGCCGGATGGAAAAATAAGTTCAACTTAGAAGATACGCTATTTGCTGGAGCAGTGGTGAGCAGATTAAAAGATGAAAATTATTTTCAGGATGATTCTAGTACTGCGGCAGAAGACTTGTACCAATTAGCCAAGCATGATTTAGGAGCTTATACCGCTAAAACTTCTCATAGCGAAAGATTGAAGCTTTTGGGTATAGAAGAAGATATTAAGTTTTGCCTTCAAGAAAATATTACCCAGACTATTCCGGTTTTAAAAGGTAATAAGTTAGTGAAGATGGTTTTTTAATTTAAAAGTAGAAAGTTAAAAGTATTAAAGTACAGAGTACAAAGTATAAAGATGCCTAAAAAGCGATGATTAGGAACTTCCAATAATATTAAATCAAACTTTTCCGAAGGACTAAAGACAATCTATGAAGATTTGGAGGTGAAGTCTAATAAATCTTTTGCAAAAAACTTTTCTTAAGCAGTATCGGGAAACAATCTTACGGGTATTGTAGAAACCTTCATAAGCCATAACCATAACCATTCACATCACTTAGGGTCGTGTATAAAGATTTATTTAGACGAAACGACAAATATTCATCAGCCTTGCCTGCCTGCCGGTAGGCAGGATTTATTCATTTTTTATTTATGGTTTTTCTTAGGCATTCATGAACTCGTTCCTCGTTTTTTGTTTACTTTTTTATCAAGAAAAAAGTAAATAGGGTTGGCCGCCTATGAGGCAGGAAAGACTTGTGTGATACGGTCAATTCGTCAAGCTATTTTTAAAAATAATATTCATCCGCCTCTATCGCCGGCGGGGCTCGTTCCTTTTGAGGGACCAAAAGGAACCAAAATGAAGCTTTAGCGAATTCATGAATACCTTTAAAAATCAATAAAAAATAATGAATAAAGTCCTGAACAATCCCCGCTGGAGCCTTTGCCGCACAAAGCTCTCCCACACTCAAAAACAGTGAGTGCTTATTTTTGCTCGGATGTGGTTTTTCAATGTTAGTATAAACTCGAACGCAAAACCGCATTCGCTATAGGCTTGGTTGTGCAAGATTTTTTAATTTCTGCTGCTGTTTTTTCGTCTTCCCAGCTCTGGGGGATTGCTCATGCACTTCGGTTTAGGCTGTTTTCTTATGAATGGTTGTTCCTTTCTATCGGTAGAAAGTACAGAGTATAAAGACTCCAAAGAGCAAATATTTAGGTGCTACCTCTAAAAACCAAACAATACTTTTCCGAAGAACGAAAGATGGCCTATGAATATTTGGAAGTGTAGGCAAATAAATCTTTTGCAAAAACTTTCATGAAGCAGTATCGGGAAACAATCCGACGGGTGTTGTAGAAGCTATCATTTAGCAAAACCATTCACACCACTCAGGATTGTGGATGAAGATTTATTTAGGCGAAACGACAAATATTCATGAGCCTTGCCTGCCTGCCGGTAGGTAGGAATTTTTGGGCACTTTTTTTTCAAGAAAAAAGTGCCTAGGGCAGGCCGCCTATGAGGCCGGAAAGCCTTGTGCTATACAACCAATTAGTTTATAATATCTTTAATCATAATAATCATTCTCCTCTATCGCTGGAAAGGTTCGTTCCTTTTGCGAAACCAAAAGGAACCAAAATGAAGCTTTAGCGAATTCTAGAAAGTAAAAAGACCTAAAAAAGAGGCTATTTAGGAAGTTCCTTTGAAAATTATATATGCCTTACCAAAGAACGGTCTATGAAGATTTGGAAGTGTAGATAAATAAATCTTTTGCAAAAACTTTCATAGAGCACTATCGGAAAACAATCCGATGGGTGTTGTAGAAACTTTCATAAAGCACAATCCTTCACACCACTCAGGATTGTGGCTAAAGATTTATTTAGACGGAACGACAAATATTCATCAGCCTTGCCTGCCTGCCGGTAGGCAGGATTTATTCATTTTTTGGTTATGGTTTTTCTTAGGCATTCATGAACTCGTTCCTCGTTTTTGGGGACTTTTTTTTCAAGAAAAATTGCCTAGGGCTGGCCGCCTATGAGGCCGGAAAGCCTTGTGTGTAAAGGCCAATACTGAAAAAAATCAATACCCAGCTAAGGTTTTAACCCCTTTTCCACAATGTCTATTTAATATTTCTTAGTCAGTAAGAAATATACTCAAAAACCTTTGAACAGCTTTACTTCAGCGTAATCTGCCTTTTAATACTTTCCTCTAAAGAGATAAAAGTCTCCGTACGTTGAATGCCTGGTACAGCCTGTACTTGGTCATTTAAAACATGGCGAAGATGCGTAGTATCTCTACAAATAATTTTGGCAAACATAGAATAAGCTCCAGTACAGTAGTGTAACTCTACAATTTCTTTTACTTGTTTTAGTTTTTCAACAGCATCGTGGTAAATAGAACCTTTCTCTAGGTAAATACCTAAGAAGGCACAAATATCATAACCAACTTTCTGTGCATCTACTATTAAGTTAGAACCTTTGATGATACCCATATCTTGCATCTTCTTCATTCTCACGTGGATAGTACCACCAGAAACGATTAATTCTTTGGCTATTTCAGTATATGCAGTAGTTGCATCATTCATCAGGATAGACAAAATTTCAATATCCAGATTATCAATTTCTAAATTTTGGCGGGATTTATCAATCATGTTTTTGCTATTTTTTAATCGTAAACAATATTAAATAAAAAATTGCTAAAAATTAAAATATATTGTTGAAATATTTGTAAAATATAAGTTTTGCTATTACATTTGTATTGTTCAATCAACAGAAAGAAGGCGATCTTCTTCAGAAATTGAAAAATAAATATACTGTAGGGTGGTGAAATTGGCAGACACACCTCCTTGTCTCGGTGGCGAAGGTTTGGGAAATAGCAGCAATGTGAAATAACTACTTCGTGTAGGTTCGACTCCTACCCCTACAGCCCTTTCGTTTAATTTAGGTTTATAATTGGTTAGTTTAAGCTCAGTTCTCCCCGTTCTGAGCTTAACTGTTTTATAGGGGTTTGGTTACGTATTAAAACAAGCTTTTTTTATATTCCTAAATACTTCTAAATTCATAAAGATAATAGGCTTTTAAAGCTGTTTTAAAGCACATCATACTCCTAATCATACTACCAAATTTTTAGTAATTCTACTGCAAAAACTTCATAAACCTTCTAAAAACAAACGAAAATGAATACACATATATATTCTTTAAACCCAACTTGTACCCAACCCAGAGGTGTAGGCAAATCTGTAAAAGATAAATGGTATGTCTATTTCTATTATACTAATAGCAATGGAATAAGAAAATCCTTTAAAAGTTATAAAGACCTAAACAATAAAAATCAAGATTTAAATCAGCGTAGAAAGTTATTAGCAGAAACCGTAGCAAAATTTGATGAATTGCTGAAAACCAAAAAATTTGATATTGAAACTGGAATATTTATAAAAACAGTATCAGAACAAGTATTAATAAATAATCTAATTGAAGATTACCTAAAATTCAAAAAAGCCATTATAAGCCACTACACCTATTTAAATTATAACTCCTTATTTGAAAGATTCAAACTATCTGCTAAAGGATTAACCCTCTCCCAGATAGACCAACAGTTTATTAAAG
This genomic window contains:
- a CDS encoding glycosyltransferase family 4 protein — translated: MRIAVNTRFLQKDNLEGIGRFSFETLKRMVLKHPEVEFIFLFDRKFDASFIFAPNVKAYVVYPQARHPFLYYIWFQYSLKRKLKALKADVFLSPDGFLTLNIDVKKIAVIHDLAFEHYPEAIDWLSSVYYRYFFPKFAHQADAIVTVSHFSKADIVQKYQIPESKIAVVYNGVSDVFKPLAQQEKQQQKFDKPYFIHTGAIHPRKNILCLLQAFEAFKTKNQLPHILVLTGRKAWKNQELENYYQQMQHKADVIFTGKLPDEELASLVAQATAAVYPSYFEGFGLPVIEAFACGTSVITSKDTAMEEISGGLAHLINPFNVFDLENALLKLANMQADKEQQLKRIAFSQRYTWDIAADKLWDIIQK
- a CDS encoding ribonuclease HII yields the protein MLLPFYQQELLEAGCDEAGRGCLAGPVFAAAVILPPDFHHPLLNDSKQLAEKERNKLRKEIEEMAIAFAVAAVDHQEIDKINILNASFLAMHRALDQLKQQPDFIIIDGNRFKPYQNTKHQCIVKGDGKYFSIAAASILAKTYRDEYMENLHQQFPHYDWKQNKGYPTVKHREAVFSYGLSPYHRKTFRITNPQLSIFNSLPYESTTTHQ
- a CDS encoding glycosyltransferase family 4 protein, whose product is MKVLLLTNRVPFPPNGGYPIVIYNTIRELTELGCEVTLFSLNTTKHFVKTKEIKDPVFKKIKFIQYKIDNRVKVKDAFLNLFTGQSYNLSRFYDKNCASKLAHLLRTQEFDIIQFEGLQVVPYLDIIKEVSKGKLIYRAHNIEHQIWKRLTLQENFFLRKMYFGLLSKRLQKFEFKILNSFDTILAISSVDEHFFKSVGCQRPVYTFPVALNLENYEVQQQLSPHKSIGYIGSMDWRPNLEGIDWFLEKVWPSIKQLDAGITFHLAGKNMPKYLEVLNSQSFILEGEVEDATAFMARQHVLIVPLLSGSGMRVKIIEAMALGKCVIATSIAAEGINYQHDLNILIADKADDFYKQILRCFTDKTLISRIGKEAKKLVAKHHDNKTMSKDLLNVYQTICDKKP
- the gcvT gene encoding glycine cleavage system aminomethyltransferase GcvT — protein: MKNTALTDKHIALGAKMVPFAGYNMPVQYAGINVEHETVRNAVGVFDVSHMGEFILKGDGALALIQQVSANDATKLFDGKVQYSYLPNKEGGIVDDLLVYRINEKTYMLVVNASNIEKDWDWIQSFNTQGVDMKNISDRTSLLAVQGPLAAQALQSLTSVDLAAMEYYTFTKGVFAGVENVLISATGYTGAGGFEIYFDHQHSEKIWDAVFEAGAAYGIKPIGLGARDTLRLEMGFCLYGNDINDQTSPLEAGLGWVTSFNKSFTNSEALALQKQNGVANKLVSFEMVERGIPRHDYEICDANGNTIGKVTSGTQSPSLQKAIGLGYVDKAFSKIDTDIFIKIRDNKIKAKVVKLPFFKK
- a CDS encoding 2-phosphosulfolactate phosphatase, with the protein product MPVATVEECIALKDDICLLAAERDGKVVEGFDFGNSPFAYTTEKVKGKTIVLTTTNGTHAIDESKRTAYQVIIGSFLNVDAVCDYLKTQDKDVFLLCAGWKNKFNLEDTLFAGAVVSRLKDENYFQDDSSTAAEDLYQLAKHDLGAYTAKTSHSERLKLLGIEEDIKFCLQENITQTIPVLKGNKLVKMVF
- a CDS encoding Lrp/AsnC ligand binding domain-containing protein produces the protein MIDKSRQNLEIDNLDIEILSILMNDATTAYTEIAKELIVSGGTIHVRMKKMQDMGIIKGSNLIVDAQKVGYDICAFLGIYLEKGSIYHDAVEKLKQVKEIVELHYCTGAYSMFAKIICRDTTHLRHVLNDQVQAVPGIQRTETFISLEESIKRQITLK